The genomic region CGTACAGGTTGTAGATGACCGGCCCGAGATCCCGCAGCGCGCGAGTGGCCAGCTCACCGCCCAGCTGCGATCCGGAGACGAAGACGATGCGCAGGCTCGACAGGTTGGGCTTGGGACTGGTCTTGTCCAGCTCATCGAGGATGCGTGACAACATCACCGGCACCACGACCATCGCCGTCACGCGGTTCTTCTCGATGTCGGCGAGGACGTCGGCCGGCCTGAACCGCCGGCGCAGGACCAGCGTGCTGCCCAGCATCATCGCGATGGTGGCGTGCAGGAAACCGAGTGCGTGGAACATCGGTGCCGGCAGCGAGGTGACCTCACCGGCCTTGAACGGCACGTGCGACAGCACGCCACCGATTGGGGCCAGCGACGGCGGGGCACTGCGGTTGGCGCCCTTGGGAGTACCGGTAGTGCCGCTGGTGAGGATGATGATCTTGGAGTGGCGGCTGGCCTTCGGCGGGGTAGCACTCTTGCTCCGCGCGATCAGGTCGGCCAGCGTCTCGTCGGTGCTCTCCGACGGTGCGTCCTTATCGGGGTTGGTCGGCAACGCCCGCAGCCTGCCAAGCGGCGGGTCGGCCGATGCGACGGCGCTGGTGTACTCGTCGTCGAAGATGATCAGCTTGGCTCCCTCGCGCTCGGAGACCTCCTTGATCTGCGGGCCGGAGAACTCGCTGTTGAGCAGGATCAGCCGGGCACCGACCTTGGCGGCGCCGTAGAGCGCGACCAGGAACCACCGGTGGTTGCGGATCAGCATCGCGACCCCGTCACCACCCCGCACGCCCATCGCCAGAAGTCCGTTGGCAACGGCGTTGGCGGCGTCGTCGAGTTCCTTGAATGTCATCTCACCGTCGTCGTCGATGACGGCGGCCCGGTTCGGCGTGCGACGAGCGTTGAGTGCGGGAATCATGCCGATCTCGCCCCACCTGCGGATATCGGCCAGCATCGCGGCGATGTTCTGCGGAGCTTCCAGCTTCAGTGCGCCGGCCTCGAACATCTTGCGGGCGTAGTGCAGTTCAGCAGCACCGCGCTCCGCGTACTGCTGCACCTTCGCCGGCAGGTCAGAGAGGTTCACCATGCAACCACCCTATGTGACGCACATCGCACTAGGTCCAGAACTGCACGGCGCTCGCGCCTACGATGGCGACATGCCCGCGCCACTCTCCCTGGAGGTGGGCGGACGCACGCTTTCGGTCACCAACCCGGACAAGGTGGTCTTTCCAGACGCGGGGGTCACCAAGCGCGATCTCGTCGAGTACTACCT from Mycolicibacterium sp. YH-1 harbors:
- the fadD2 gene encoding long-chain-fatty-acid--CoA ligase FadD2, with the translated sequence MVNLSDLPAKVQQYAERGAAELHYARKMFEAGALKLEAPQNIAAMLADIRRWGEIGMIPALNARRTPNRAAVIDDDGEMTFKELDDAANAVANGLLAMGVRGGDGVAMLIRNHRWFLVALYGAAKVGARLILLNSEFSGPQIKEVSEREGAKLIIFDDEYTSAVASADPPLGRLRALPTNPDKDAPSESTDETLADLIARSKSATPPKASRHSKIIILTSGTTGTPKGANRSAPPSLAPIGGVLSHVPFKAGEVTSLPAPMFHALGFLHATIAMMLGSTLVLRRRFRPADVLADIEKNRVTAMVVVPVMLSRILDELDKTSPKPNLSSLRIVFVSGSQLGGELATRALRDLGPVIYNLYGSTEIAFVTIARPKDLSINPSTVGPVIKGVKVKLFDDNGNEVPRGEVGRIFVGNTFPFEGYTGGGHKAIIDGLMSSGDVGYFDEHDLLYVSGRDDEMIVSGGENVFPAEVEDLISGHPDVIEATALGVEDKEWGHRLRAFVVKVEGATVDEDAIKAYVKDNLARYKVPREVIFLAELPRNPTGKILKRELAKHGEDSSE